A genomic segment from Deltaproteobacteria bacterium encodes:
- a CDS encoding ABC transporter ATP-binding protein, whose product MAEPLITLRDVSRVYRRGADDVHALEHVSLTIAGGLFVALMGPSGSGKSTLLNLLSGIDRPSGGDVIVAGKRLNELSEDELARWRSRHVGLIFQFYNLIPVLSALENVELPLLLTSLDRRERLARARLALAVVGLAARARHVPAELSGGEQQRVAIARAIVTDPDLIIADEPTGDLDARNADEILRILLELSHELEKTVVMVTHDPRASEWVDLVFHLEKGVLKETFAGGAGKAHAAPTGGLP is encoded by the coding sequence ATGGCCGAGCCGCTGATCACCCTCCGCGACGTCTCGCGCGTCTACCGGCGCGGCGCCGACGACGTGCACGCGCTCGAGCACGTGTCGCTGACGATCGCCGGCGGGCTCTTCGTGGCGCTCATGGGCCCGTCGGGCTCGGGGAAGTCGACGCTCTTGAATCTGCTCTCCGGCATCGACCGGCCGAGCGGCGGGGACGTGATCGTCGCGGGCAAGCGGCTGAACGAGCTCTCCGAGGACGAGCTCGCGCGCTGGCGCTCGCGGCACGTCGGGCTGATCTTCCAGTTCTACAACCTGATCCCGGTGCTCTCCGCGCTCGAGAACGTGGAGCTGCCGCTCCTGCTGACGTCGCTCGACCGGCGCGAGCGCCTCGCGCGGGCGCGGCTCGCCCTTGCCGTCGTCGGGCTCGCCGCGCGCGCGCGGCACGTGCCGGCCGAGCTCTCCGGCGGCGAGCAGCAGCGGGTCGCGATCGCCCGCGCCATCGTCACCGACCCTGACCTGATCATCGCCGACGAGCCGACCGGCGACCTCGACGCCCGCAATGCCGACGAGATCCTGCGCATCCTCCTCGAGCTCTCGCACGAGCTGGAGAAGACGGTCGTGATGGTGACGCACGACCCGCGCGCGAGCGAGTGGGTGGATCTCGTCTTCCACCTGGAGAAGGGCGTGCTCAAGGAGACGTTCGCGGGCGGAGCGGGGAAGGCCCATGCGGCGCCGACGGGGGGGCTGCCGTGA
- a CDS encoding aldehyde dehydrogenase family protein: MAQPRLQSDYPAVAPGVRDFIGGRTRKMLIDGKRVEAASGKTLTSYDPATEEPLAEVPAGEKEDIDRAVKAARRAFESGPWRRMTASERGRAIWKLADLIEKHAEEFAQLETLDNGKPLAVSRVADVPLVVDHFRYYAGWATKVEGETIPVSIPGQQMLAYTLREPVGVVGQIIPWNFPLLMAAWKLGVALACGNTVVLKPAEQTPLSALRLGELLDEAGIPPGVVNIVTGYGETAGAALVEHPDVDKVAFTGSTEVGKIIMRAASGNLKRVSLELGGKSPNIIFADADLDSAAIGAANAIFFNHGQCCCAGSRLFIESKAYDKVMPKLVEYSEKIKLGPGMDLATEMGPLVSPEQYERVTGFLESGKKGGGKAASGGGRPKSLAKGYFVEPTVFTDVKPDARILKEEIFGPVVCTIPFKDVDEVAKAGNDTTYGLAAAVWTKDITKANRLARTLKAGTVWINCFNVFDAAAPFGGYKQSGFGREMGKAALELYTQIKTVWTDLGPH; encoded by the coding sequence ATGGCACAACCGAGATTGCAGTCGGACTATCCCGCCGTCGCCCCCGGCGTGCGAGACTTCATCGGCGGACGGACGCGGAAGATGTTGATCGACGGGAAACGGGTCGAGGCCGCGTCCGGGAAGACGCTCACCTCCTACGATCCGGCGACCGAGGAGCCGCTGGCCGAGGTGCCGGCGGGTGAGAAGGAGGACATCGACCGCGCCGTGAAGGCGGCCCGCAGGGCATTCGAGTCCGGCCCCTGGCGTCGCATGACCGCGTCCGAGCGCGGCCGCGCCATCTGGAAGCTCGCCGACCTCATCGAGAAGCACGCCGAGGAGTTCGCGCAGCTCGAGACCCTCGACAACGGGAAGCCGCTCGCGGTCTCGCGCGTCGCCGACGTGCCGCTCGTCGTCGACCACTTCCGCTACTACGCGGGCTGGGCGACGAAGGTCGAAGGCGAGACCATCCCGGTTTCGATTCCGGGCCAGCAGATGCTCGCCTACACGCTGCGCGAGCCGGTCGGCGTCGTCGGACAGATCATCCCGTGGAACTTCCCGCTCTTGATGGCGGCGTGGAAGCTCGGCGTCGCGCTCGCGTGCGGCAACACCGTCGTGCTGAAGCCCGCCGAGCAGACCCCGCTCTCGGCGCTCCGCCTCGGCGAGCTGCTCGACGAGGCCGGCATCCCGCCCGGGGTCGTCAACATCGTGACCGGCTACGGCGAGACCGCCGGCGCCGCGCTCGTCGAGCACCCCGACGTCGACAAGGTCGCGTTCACGGGCTCGACCGAGGTCGGCAAGATCATCATGCGCGCCGCCTCGGGGAACCTGAAGCGCGTCTCGCTCGAGCTCGGCGGCAAGTCGCCGAACATCATCTTCGCCGATGCCGACCTCGACTCGGCTGCGATCGGCGCCGCCAACGCGATCTTCTTCAACCACGGGCAGTGCTGCTGCGCCGGGTCGCGGCTCTTCATCGAGTCGAAGGCCTACGACAAGGTCATGCCGAAGCTCGTCGAGTACTCCGAGAAGATCAAGCTCGGTCCCGGCATGGATCTCGCGACCGAGATGGGCCCGCTCGTCTCGCCCGAGCAGTACGAGCGCGTGACCGGCTTCCTCGAGTCCGGGAAGAAGGGGGGCGGCAAGGCGGCGTCGGGCGGCGGTCGTCCGAAGAGCCTCGCCAAGGGCTATTTCGTCGAGCCGACCGTGTTCACCGACGTGAAGCCCGATGCGAGGATCCTGAAGGAAGAGATCTTCGGCCCGGTCGTCTGCACGATCCCGTTCAAGGACGTCGACGAGGTCGCGAAGGCCGGCAACGACACCACGTACGGCCTCGCCGCCGCGGTCTGGACGAAGGACATCACCAAGGCCAACCGCCTCGCGCGGACCCTCAAGGCCGGGACGGTCTGGATCAACTGCTTCAACGTCTTCGACGCCGCCGCGCCCTTCGGCGGCTACAAGCAGAGCGGGTTCGGCCGCGAGATGGGCAAGGCCGCCCTCGAGCTCTACACCCAGATCAAGACCGTCTGGACCGACCTCGGACCGCACTGA
- a CDS encoding ABC transporter permease — protein MKYLPFVVRNLLRNKLRTALTGGAIGLAILLVCFFLTMPGGIDRLLSEVTSNVRVSVHNKGGVVYDMPYAYVQRVRSIPGVTAVNPEVWFGGAYEQEGMVTFPSFALDPDAVGNVWPDYDIEPLALEKFRRQRDAAIVGRETMKKYRWRIGQQVSLVSTVWPVTLTFRIVGEIPNDRAPHFWIQREYLAQAMEAQGRQLDTVGTIWVRVADPALVNDVMTRAVAMFRNSPAEVNAETEKSFFASFFGSLQSFVQIILVVTGLVALCVLCIAANTASMAVRERGREIAVLRAIGFGRSVIFGTLVAESTLLATLAGGVGALLTYGFSAMIRALSGASMGGNELGALTGFLVTRDIVARGIALSVVVGLVAGIAPAWGAARRPVAETLREVF, from the coding sequence GTGAAGTACCTGCCGTTCGTCGTGCGGAACCTGCTGCGCAACAAGCTTCGCACCGCCCTCACCGGCGGCGCGATCGGGCTCGCGATCCTGCTCGTCTGTTTCTTCCTGACGATGCCGGGCGGCATCGACCGGCTGCTCTCCGAGGTCACCAGCAACGTCCGCGTGTCGGTCCACAACAAGGGCGGCGTGGTCTACGACATGCCGTACGCGTACGTGCAGCGCGTCCGGAGCATCCCGGGCGTGACCGCCGTGAATCCCGAGGTGTGGTTCGGGGGGGCCTACGAGCAGGAGGGCATGGTGACCTTCCCGAGCTTCGCCCTCGACCCGGACGCGGTCGGGAACGTGTGGCCGGACTACGACATCGAGCCGCTCGCCCTCGAGAAGTTCCGGCGTCAGCGCGACGCGGCGATCGTCGGCCGCGAGACGATGAAGAAGTACCGCTGGCGGATCGGGCAGCAAGTCAGCCTCGTGAGCACGGTCTGGCCGGTGACGCTGACGTTCCGGATCGTCGGGGAGATCCCGAACGACCGCGCGCCGCACTTCTGGATCCAGCGCGAATACCTCGCGCAGGCCATGGAGGCGCAAGGCCGGCAACTCGATACGGTCGGCACGATCTGGGTGCGCGTCGCCGACCCGGCCCTCGTGAACGACGTGATGACCCGGGCGGTCGCGATGTTCCGGAACAGCCCGGCCGAGGTGAACGCCGAGACCGAGAAGTCGTTCTTCGCGAGCTTCTTCGGCTCCCTCCAGTCGTTCGTGCAGATCATCCTCGTCGTGACCGGACTCGTGGCGCTCTGCGTTCTCTGCATCGCGGCGAACACGGCGAGCATGGCGGTGCGTGAGCGCGGCCGGGAGATCGCGGTCCTGCGCGCGATCGGCTTCGGGCGCAGCGTCATCTTCGGCACGCTCGTCGCCGAGTCGACGCTGCTCGCCACCCTGGCGGGAGGCGTGGGCGCGCTCCTCACCTACGGGTTCAGCGCGATGATCCGGGCGCTCTCGGGGGCCAGCATGGGCGGCAACGAGCTCGGTGCGCTCACCGGGTTCCTGGTCACGCGCGACATCGTCGCTCGGGGCATCGCTCTGTCGGTCGTGGTCGGCCTCGTCGCGGGGATCGCGCCGGCGTGGGGCGCCGCCCGCCGGCCCGTCGCCGAGACGCTGCGCGAGGTCTTCTGA
- a CDS encoding ABC transporter permease, with protein MSLPLSYSVRNVRIRLRRTALTIAVIALAVVASAVFLALISSLQRTLVSTGSPENLVVLRKGSDNDGSSMLTLEAYQAIRFFDGIARDAAGQPLASPEMVVQPTVWTTRGTRENVLARGVEPVALRVHDQVRIVAGRMFRPSSGEVVLGVGTVGRYEGARLGEEMPFGRRRWRVVGIMEAAGSSFESEVWVDVRELANDANRPFPFSGVRLRVAPGADREALIRRIEDDPRYALEAKPETDYYADQAKSSRSLYVLLVVLAAPVGIAAGLGAANTMFAAVQARTVEIGTLRALGFSRGTILRAFLLESFGVAMVGFVVGALGTVALAAVIGAALGGIGFTAATFTTNVVALRVGAGDLGAAFLFAAAIGIIGGLLPAWRAARLRPVEALRKA; from the coding sequence ATGAGCCTGCCGCTCTCCTACAGCGTGCGAAACGTGCGGATCCGCCTGCGGCGCACCGCGCTCACGATCGCGGTGATCGCGCTCGCGGTCGTGGCGTCCGCGGTCTTCCTGGCCCTCATCTCGAGCCTGCAGCGGACGCTCGTCTCGACCGGCTCGCCCGAGAACCTGGTCGTGCTGCGCAAGGGGTCGGACAACGACGGCTCCAGCATGCTGACGCTGGAAGCGTACCAGGCGATCCGCTTCTTCGACGGCATCGCCCGCGACGCCGCCGGGCAGCCGCTCGCGTCGCCGGAGATGGTCGTGCAGCCGACCGTCTGGACGACGCGCGGCACGCGCGAGAACGTGCTCGCGCGCGGGGTGGAGCCGGTGGCGCTTCGCGTGCACGACCAGGTGCGCATCGTCGCCGGCCGGATGTTCCGGCCGAGCAGCGGCGAGGTGGTGCTCGGCGTGGGGACCGTCGGTCGCTACGAGGGGGCGCGGCTCGGCGAGGAGATGCCGTTCGGCCGGCGGCGCTGGCGGGTCGTCGGCATCATGGAAGCGGCCGGGTCGTCGTTCGAGAGCGAGGTGTGGGTCGACGTCCGCGAGCTCGCGAACGACGCCAACCGTCCGTTCCCGTTCTCGGGGGTCCGGTTGCGCGTCGCGCCGGGAGCCGACCGCGAGGCGCTGATCCGGCGGATCGAGGACGACCCGCGCTACGCGCTCGAGGCGAAGCCCGAGACCGACTACTACGCGGACCAGGCGAAGAGCTCGCGCTCGCTCTACGTCCTGCTCGTGGTGCTGGCCGCGCCGGTGGGAATCGCCGCGGGCCTCGGCGCCGCGAACACGATGTTCGCCGCGGTGCAGGCACGCACGGTCGAGATCGGCACGCTGCGCGCGCTCGGCTTCTCGCGCGGGACGATCCTGCGGGCGTTCCTGCTCGAGTCTTTCGGGGTCGCGATGGTCGGGTTCGTGGTCGGCGCCCTCGGCACGGTCGCGCTCGCCGCGGTGATCGGGGCGGCGCTCGGCGGGATCGGGTTCACCGCCGCGACCTTCACCACCAACGTCGTGGCGCTGCGGGTCGGCGCGGGCGATCTCGGGGCGGCCTTCCTGTTCGCCGCCGCGATCGGCATCATCGGGGGGCTGCTGCCCGCGTGGCGCGCTGCCCGGCTCCGGCCGGTCGAGGCGCTTCGCAAGGCCTGA
- a CDS encoding DUF2142 domain-containing protein encodes MRGRAWTVCCVAALAAAPRLFVAWELPLAGPPAARECAPDEGLQYWTVMRYAGGDFATWPASGSIYSAYPPVPYLPHAAALALGRLLTDDAASERFPSRWWRLRHYATARLGGVLLGCLTAVLAALAAEAWSGSRRLALASGAAVALFPQLVFVNGYVNADSFTVAAVAALAAALARWAAAGEGRTGIGWVGAAVGAVALGKPTGYAALPPTAVWLLDAHRRGRLDARALGRAAFAASAVAAPALAVNAVRNAGDCLGLAKYRELVATEYTTHPATAALPFLRELARSSFGVFGRADLPMPPAYYVGAACFFVAGVAAGLRALRPAGAVAAAGAPRVRAAGWLAAAVTTALALVLWNGWTVDAQPQGRYLLPTLVPLWAAITCALGGVSARPVLLAGWLLFLAAATTRALVLIHAHPCL; translated from the coding sequence ATGCGCGGCCGGGCCTGGACCGTGTGTTGCGTGGCGGCGCTCGCGGCGGCGCCGCGGCTCTTCGTCGCCTGGGAGCTGCCGCTCGCGGGGCCACCGGCGGCGCGCGAGTGCGCGCCCGACGAAGGGCTCCAGTACTGGACGGTGATGCGCTACGCCGGCGGCGACTTCGCGACCTGGCCCGCGAGCGGCTCGATCTACAGCGCGTACCCGCCGGTCCCCTACCTTCCGCACGCGGCGGCGCTCGCGCTCGGCCGGCTCCTGACCGACGACGCGGCGTCCGAGCGCTTCCCCTCGCGGTGGTGGCGGCTCCGCCACTACGCGACCGCCCGCCTCGGCGGCGTGTTGCTCGGGTGTCTCACGGCGGTCCTCGCGGCGCTCGCCGCGGAGGCGTGGAGCGGCTCGCGCCGCCTCGCGCTCGCGAGCGGCGCCGCGGTCGCGCTCTTTCCGCAGCTCGTGTTCGTGAACGGGTACGTGAACGCCGACTCGTTCACGGTCGCGGCCGTCGCCGCGCTGGCGGCGGCGCTGGCGCGCTGGGCGGCAGCGGGCGAGGGCCGGACCGGCATCGGCTGGGTCGGCGCGGCGGTCGGGGCGGTCGCGCTCGGAAAGCCGACGGGCTACGCGGCGCTCCCGCCGACGGCCGTGTGGCTGCTCGACGCACATCGACGCGGACGCCTCGATGCGCGGGCGCTCGGGCGGGCGGCGTTCGCTGCGAGCGCCGTTGCGGCGCCGGCGCTCGCGGTGAACGCGGTCCGCAACGCGGGCGACTGCCTCGGCCTCGCGAAGTACCGCGAACTCGTCGCGACCGAGTATACGACGCACCCGGCGACGGCGGCGCTGCCCTTCCTGCGCGAGCTCGCGCGCTCGTCGTTCGGCGTGTTCGGTCGCGCCGATCTGCCGATGCCGCCGGCGTACTACGTCGGCGCGGCGTGCTTCTTCGTCGCCGGCGTCGCGGCCGGCCTGAGGGCGCTCCGCCCGGCGGGGGCGGTCGCGGCGGCGGGCGCGCCGCGGGTGCGCGCCGCGGGGTGGCTCGCCGCCGCCGTGACGACCGCCCTCGCGCTCGTGCTCTGGAACGGCTGGACGGTCGACGCGCAGCCGCAGGGACGCTACCTCCTGCCGACGCTCGTGCCGCTCTGGGCGGCGATCACGTGCGCCCTCGGCGGCGTGTCCGCGCGCCCCGTCCTGCTGGCGGGGTGGCTGCTCTTCCTGGCGGCGGCCACGACGAGGGCGCTCGTGCTGATCCACGCGCACCCCTGCCTCTGA
- a CDS encoding thiolase family protein, translated as MPEAWIVANARTPLGKSFRGSMNATRPDVMAAHAIKGALAQVPQVDPKEIEDVICGCGVPEGPQGTNVARVAALVAGLPETVSATTVNRFCSSGLQAIAMASHHILHEGATIAIGAGTESISMVQGQMNMNNLVNPELYERWPGIYMGMGQTAEIVAERYKVSREDQDQYALKSQQRVAKAQAEGWYKDEIVPLKTKKAVKDADGNVSMEEVTIERDECNRADTTIEGLRKLKPSFKDDGTVTAGNASQLSDGASATIVMSSDRAKALGIKPLGKFLGFAVAGCRPEEMGIGPVFAVPKLLKRHGLTLADIDVVELNEAFASQLLYCQRELGIPDGKLNPMGGSISIGHPYGMTGSRMTGQLLRHMKREGKRLGIVTMCVGGGMGMAGLFEAL; from the coding sequence ATGCCCGAAGCCTGGATCGTCGCCAATGCCCGTACCCCGCTCGGCAAGTCGTTCCGCGGGTCGATGAACGCCACGCGCCCCGACGTCATGGCCGCGCACGCCATCAAAGGAGCCTTGGCGCAGGTCCCGCAGGTCGATCCGAAGGAGATCGAGGACGTGATCTGCGGCTGCGGCGTACCGGAGGGTCCGCAGGGCACGAACGTGGCGCGCGTGGCGGCGCTGGTCGCCGGGCTGCCGGAAACGGTCTCCGCCACCACGGTCAATCGCTTCTGCTCCTCGGGCCTCCAGGCGATCGCCATGGCGTCGCACCACATCCTGCACGAGGGCGCGACCATCGCGATCGGCGCCGGCACCGAGTCGATCTCGATGGTGCAGGGCCAGATGAACATGAACAACCTGGTAAACCCCGAGCTCTACGAGCGGTGGCCGGGCATCTACATGGGCATGGGCCAGACGGCCGAGATCGTGGCCGAGCGCTACAAGGTCTCGCGCGAGGACCAGGACCAGTACGCGCTCAAGAGCCAGCAGCGCGTCGCCAAGGCCCAGGCCGAGGGGTGGTACAAGGACGAGATCGTCCCCCTGAAGACGAAGAAGGCCGTGAAGGACGCCGACGGCAACGTCAGCATGGAGGAGGTGACGATCGAGCGCGACGAGTGCAACCGCGCCGACACCACGATCGAGGGCCTGCGGAAGCTGAAGCCCTCGTTCAAGGACGACGGCACCGTGACCGCCGGCAACGCCTCGCAGCTCTCGGACGGCGCCTCGGCGACGATCGTCATGTCGAGCGACCGCGCGAAAGCGCTCGGCATCAAGCCGCTCGGCAAGTTCCTCGGCTTCGCAGTCGCGGGCTGCCGTCCCGAGGAGATGGGCATCGGTCCCGTCTTCGCGGTCCCGAAGCTCTTGAAGCGCCATGGCCTCACGCTCGCCGACATCGACGTCGTCGAGCTGAACGAGGCCTTCGCGTCGCAGCTCCTCTACTGCCAGCGGGAGCTCGGCATCCCCGACGGGAAGCTGAACCCGATGGGCGGCTCGATCTCGATCGGCCATCCCTACGGCATGACCGGCTCGCGCATGACCGGCCAGCTGCTCCGCCACATGAAGCGCGAGGGCAAGCGGCTCGGCATCGTCACGATGTGCGTCGGCGGCGGCATGGGCATGGCGGGCCTGTTCGAGGCGCTGTAA